In a single window of the Scyliorhinus canicula chromosome 1, sScyCan1.1, whole genome shotgun sequence genome:
- the LOC119977099 gene encoding peroxiredoxin-1-like, producing the protein GLLVITTGKYVVFFFYPLDFSYVCPTEIIAFSDRVDDFNKINCEVIAASTDSHFAHLAWINTPRKQGGLGPTKVPLVSDLRRTICVDYGILKDDDSVAFRGLYIIDNSGILRQIMINDLPVGRSVDEVMRLVQAFQFTDEHGEVCPANWKPGADTIMPDVEKSKNYFAKQK; encoded by the coding sequence GGGCTGTTGGTGATAACGACAGGAAAATACGTAGTCTTCTTTTTCTACCCACTTGATTTTTCCTACGTGTGTCCAACTGAGATTATCGCTTTTAGTGATCGTGTAGACGATTTCAACAAGATTAATTGTGAAGTAATTGCTGCTTCTACAGACTCCCATTTTGCTCATTTGGCTTGGATCAACACCCCAAGAAAGCAAGGAGGACTTGGTCCAACAAAAGTCCCTTTAGTGTCAGATCTCCGTCGCACGATCTGTGTAGATTATGGTATCTTAAAAGATGATGACAGTGTCGCTTTTCGAGGTTTGTACATCATTGATAATAGTGGTATCCTACGTCAGATCATGATCAATGATCTGCCTGTTGGGCGTTCAGTGGATGAAGTCATGAGGCTGGTTCAAGCATTCCAATTTACAGATGAACATGGTGAAGTTTGCCCTGCTAATTGGAAACCTGGTGCTGACACCATCATGCCCGATGTAGAAAAGAGCAAGAATTACTTTGCCAAACAGAAATAG